GGGCCGGTCTTATGTTGGTGGGGAACCAGGTACAGGTCCTTTACCAAATGGTGAGACATCACCACTGCTGCCGCTTACCCTGGACGCCACGACCAGTGCCCTTTTCCCAACAGGACACACCACTACAACCCACTCCTGCTCCAGGTCCAAGGGGACATCGACCAGCCATTCAGACAGCATCAGCTAtggaaaaatccagaaaaaaaaaaaagcagttagcAACAACTCTCCCGAATTTATGGGAAACTCACAGCAAGTAGGTTTTACCTTGGCTTCTACAGGTACACTGGGTGCTTCAGAGACAACTTGCATTGCTCATCACCCTGGGTTACAGCACCAAAGgggctccctccctctctttaaCCAACTTGCATTACAGACTCTCCCTGAGTCCTTGTCTTGCGTCCCAGCTGCTGACTAAGCTTCAGACTACAGCATGGGGCTCATACTCCTCCCCTGGGCACCTCTGTACATCGGTCCTTGCTCCAGCACCTTAAATTGATTTATTTATAAACACATGGCAGAGCCTATAGATTCCTGAGTACTAGGAGTGAAGAGCCCAGACAAGTTGACCTCTTCAGAGACTGTGATCATCTGAAAGGCTGTATATCTTTTAGGACCAAtacggcagccaaggctgacaaaaCACATCAGCTgaggtttcttttccttcctggtgTCTCAGACATGGGGAGAGATAAAATTCTGTAACCGACTGCTGCACAACGGAATACAAATGCTGCTAGCTGAgctgaaatcatagaatagtttggattggaagggacctttaaaggtcatctagcccaaacctgctgcaatgagcaggaacatcttcagaccaggttgctcaaagccccatccaacctgacctggaacgtttccaggggtggggcatctaccacctctctgggcaacctggatattttcaccaccctcatggtaaaaaatttattccttctatctagtctaaatctcccctcttttagtttaaagccattaccctttgtgctattgcaacaggccctgctaaaaagtttggcCCCATCTTTCCCacaggctccctttaagtactgaaaaaccgctataaggtctccctggagccttcttttctccaggctgaacgcccgcaactctctcagcctgccctcacagcagaggggctccagccctcagatcacctccatggcctcctctgcacctgctccaacaggtccacgtccttctgaTGCCGCTggccccagagtggagcagaggggcagaattccgcccccccgccccgccttgccctgctggccacactgctggggacgcagcccaggatttggggggctttctgggctgcaagtacatGTTGTCagctcatggccagcttttcacccaccagtaagcccaagcccttctcagcagggctgccctcaatcctttcatcccacagcctgtactgataccaggggttgccccaacccaggtgcaggaccctgcacttggccttgttgaaccttatgagattcacacgggcccacttttcaagcttgtccaggtccctctggatagcatcccatccctcagtACACCGGCAACCCACCTCTGCCTGCCCTCTGTTTGACCACAGCACATCTCATGGGCAGAACCGAGGCACGGTTCCTCACCAAGCCAGGCAGGCCACGCTATTCTCAGCCCCGAGGCAGCCATCACCATGGCCACTCACCACGCCCAGCCCAGCCTCAACCACCCCACATCCCTCACCCTGCCCGGTGCTCACACCCGCACCCCATCGCGGGGAGGCAGGCggaggcaggcagaggcaggcagcTCCTCACCTGATTGGCATAGCGCTTGGGCAGCTTCTTGCCAGCATCCACATccatctcctcttcttcctcatctttctcCTCCTCGCCTTCGCTCTCCACCCCTGCCCAGTCGTCCTCTGCCAGCCTCCTGGCATGGTTCACGTAGTCCAGCCGCctcctgggaaggggagaggaaacagaTCGGGTTATTTTCGGCGGGAGGCATGCCACCGTCCTCCCCTCACCCCGCCTCCACAGCCCAGGCCTGGGCTGGGCCTGCCCTTCCCGGGGCGGCAGCCCCAGGGGTGTTCGTTCGTTCGCTCACTCTCTCTGGAGGCGGAGGAGGCGCTGGCGGCGCTCGGCCTGCCCCGGGCCGCCGCGGGGCTTGTACGCGGCCAAGCGGGGGTGCGGGGCCGCCGGGCTGTTGGGGGCCGCCAGGGAGACGCCGGCCAGCAGCGCCGCGCTCAGCTCCTCCATGGCAACGCCCGCCCGGCGCCATGACGCACTTCCGCCCGGCGGGAGGGGCGGTGCCGCCGGCGCGCGCACAGTCCGCAGCACCCCCTCGCGGCGCGGAGGCTCCGTGCCatcaccccaccccccccacccccccggccgaGACTCAGTTTCCCCTCCCGCCGGGAGCGGGATGGGGTCAGTCAGGGCACGGGCGTGGGGACATTCAGGGCGGGGACGGAGGGGACACGGTGGACAGGGATGGAGGGGGTCACGGTGCGCGGGGATGGAGGGGGTCACGGTgcgcagggatggaggggacaccccgggcaggggtggagggaCGATTCCCGATGAGGGAGGCGGGAGCAGCCGGTGCCGGGACCCTGTCCCCGCGGTCCGTGCCCGTGCCGTGTCCGTGTCCATGGGCGGGATcgctgctccccgccgccgccccgggccggctGCCTGCAGAGGGCAGCgtgcgccccgccgcgccgctccccgcggcTCCCCAGCTGCGAACCGGCGAGCTCGGCGCTGCCCTGCGTCACGGGAGGCTGGCGGCCACCCTCCCACCGACACCGACACCGGGGCAGCCACCAGGACCGCCACTGGGACCGCCACCAGGatcggcaccggcaccgggcagCAGCACCTACAGCGGAACCGGACGGCGGTACCGAGAGCGGCCCCGGGCCCCGATCCCGGGcggtggggtgtccccccccacccccggtcccCTGCCCAACCATGCGGTGAGGGCGGCCCGCCGGGTCCGCCGAGGGGCGGGAGGCTGCCATCGGTTCCCCGgtagcggcggcgggccgggctccccctccctccgccgcccccctcctcctccctcggtgcggtgggggggctgccccccccccgccccccggtaCCGGCCCTGGTGCTGCCCTGCCCGCAGGGCCCGGCCCCTCCGTCCCGCGTGAGATTGGAgaatttcagggggaaaaaaaaaaaaagcccaacaaaacaacaacgaAAACATCAAATCCCGGGAAAGTCGGGCCGGAAAGGAATTGCAAAATCCCCGGGCCGGGATCACCGGGAGGTTGGGCTGGGTTTGGGGTCGGTTCCCGGTGCTTTCCCGGAGCCCACCGGCTCTCAGCCtctggcgggggtggggggtgggagtggGAAAATTGGAGTGTTTTATCCACAGGAGCCCCGAGAAAAGTCGCTTTGAATTTATTTCCTTGCTGGCAGCTGGATCTTTTCCTCCCACAAAGTGAAGCTGCAGGATCAGCGTCCCAGCAAGATAAAACCTGCGTGGACATGGCAGAGCCCAGCTCTTGCTCCGGCCGGGGTTCATATCCCGTAGGAAACAGGGAAATGCCACTCGCTTGACCAGAGAATGTTGTTTTTAACCGGGGCGCTGGGATCGGGGGAATCACTTGGACACACAGCCCTTGGCCTCACCTCGTAGGGGATTTCTtctccagtgttttttttttagtttcctgaGAAACCAGCCAAGCCTTTTCCCACAGTGCGGGGCGGCCCTGGTGCCGAGCGAGCCTGCGGTATCGCCATCGGGTTGGTTTTTGGCTGCAGGGATTGCGTTCCGctgtgacccccccacccccctgggAGACTAGCCATGGCGTTAAAAGCCAGAGCGCTTTACAACTTCCAGAGCGAAAACAAAGAGGAGATCAGCATCCAGGAGAACGAGGAGCTCGTCATCTTCAGCGAGAACTCCCTGGATGGGTGGTTACAGGGCCAAAACAGCCGTGGGGAGACTGGCCTCTTTCCTGCCTCCTACGTTGAAATTGTCTGCGCCCGGTCGGGATCCAACTACACGGACTATTCCAGCAGCCCGGCTGGCTCCCCCGGCCATGACTCCTCCTTGTACACAACCCCCTCCAACCCTGGCATCTCCTACCAGGGCAGTTTTGAGGACGATGATGACGACGACTGGGATGACTGGGACGATGCTTGCACAGTGGTGGAGGAGCCCCGGAGTGCGCCAGGCACCAACGGGCACCCTTCGCCCAGCCTGCAGTACCCGGCAGCGTACGGCCACCACCAGCATGCCGATTACTGTCCCAAGCCGGCACTGGAGAGGCAGGACAGCATGAGCTCCTCCAAGAGGGGCAGCGTGGTGGGGAGGAACCTCAACCGCTTCTCCTGCTTTGTCCGCTCGGGGGTGGAAGCCTTCATCTTGGGTGACGTGCCCCTGATGTCCAAGGTCGCCGAGGCATACTGCATCGAGATGGGCTCCAAAGGTCCCCAGTGGAGGGCCAACCCCCACCCCTTCATCTGCTCCGTGGAGGACCCGACCAAGCAAACCAAGTTCAAGGGCATCAAGAGCTACATCTCCTACAAGCTGACCCCCAGCAACATCAACTCACCTGTCTACCGGCGGTACAAGCACTTTGACTGGCTCTACAACCGCCTCTTGCACAAGTTCACGGTCATCTCGGTGCCCCACTTGCCTGAGAAGCAGGCCACTGGGCGCTTCGAGGAGGATTTCATCGAGAAGCGCAAGCGGCGGCTGATCCTTTGGATGGACCATATGACCAGCCACCCCGTCCTCTCCCAGTACGAGGGCTTCCAGCACTTCCTCTGCTGCCGTGACGAAAAGCAGTGGAAGCTGGGCAAACGCCGGGCAGAGAAGGATGAGATGGTGGGCGCCAGCTTCCTCCTCACCATCCAGATCCCCACGGAGCACCAGGACCTGCAGGACGTGGAGGACCGCGTGGATGCCTTCAAGGCCTTCAGCAAGAAGATGGATGACAGCGTCCTGCAGTTGACCAACGTGGCGTCAGAGCTGGTACGCAAGCATGTCGGGGGCTTCCGGAAGGAATTCCAAAAGCTGGGTAATGCTTTCCAAGCCATCAGCCACTCCTTCCACATGGACCCCCCCTACAGCTCAGATGCCCTCAACAACGCCATCTCCCACACGGGCAAGACGTACGAGACTGTGGGGGAGATGTTTGCTGAGCAGCCCAAGAACGACCTGTTCCTCATGCTGGACACTCTCTCTTTGTACCAAGGGCTCCTCTCCAACTTCCCAGACATCATCCACCTCCAGAAAGGTAAGGATGGCTTCTTCTCCCCTGGTGATGACCTCTCCCGTGTGATGGCCCCACGTGGGTGGGAGTAGCATGGGGTGCAATGAGGATGCATGAGGATGCAATGAAGAAATCCTGTACTGTGCAGTGATGGGGATGAGCAGgagaatggggatggggatgaaggtggggatggggaccgTTGCCTGTGGCTCCCAGGGAGGCAGCATGGTTCCCTCTGGTACGACTCCCCAGTCACCCTAGCCCAGAAGAGGCTGCTCAGGCCATCGGGTCCAGGATCAGGTTTTGCCTCAGGTGATGGTGTGGACTCCATAACTACTGCCCAAATTGCTGGCTGGGGGGGTCAGGGCAGGCATCGCTCCCCCTGAGTCATGAGCTGGCACTTGTTGCTGTTGGCTCCAGGATG
The sequence above is drawn from the Rissa tridactyla isolate bRisTri1 chromosome 9, bRisTri1.patW.cur.20221130, whole genome shotgun sequence genome and encodes:
- the SNX33 gene encoding sorting nexin-33; protein product: MALKARALYNFQSENKEEISIQENEELVIFSENSLDGWLQGQNSRGETGLFPASYVEIVCARSGSNYTDYSSSPAGSPGHDSSLYTTPSNPGISYQGSFEDDDDDDWDDWDDACTVVEEPRSAPGTNGHPSPSLQYPAAYGHHQHADYCPKPALERQDSMSSSKRGSVVGRNLNRFSCFVRSGVEAFILGDVPLMSKVAEAYCIEMGSKGPQWRANPHPFICSVEDPTKQTKFKGIKSYISYKLTPSNINSPVYRRYKHFDWLYNRLLHKFTVISVPHLPEKQATGRFEEDFIEKRKRRLILWMDHMTSHPVLSQYEGFQHFLCCRDEKQWKLGKRRAEKDEMVGASFLLTIQIPTEHQDLQDVEDRVDAFKAFSKKMDDSVLQLTNVASELVRKHVGGFRKEFQKLGNAFQAISHSFHMDPPYSSDALNNAISHTGKTYETVGEMFAEQPKNDLFLMLDTLSLYQGLLSNFPDIIHLQKGAFAKVKESQRMSDEGRMDQEEADGIRKRCRVVGFALQAEMNHFHERRVADFKRMMQSYLKQQIIFYQRVSQQLEKTLRMYDNL